The Pseudobutyrivibrio xylanivorans genome includes a region encoding these proteins:
- a CDS encoding glycosyltransferase family 4 protein: MKVLMVNKFLYPNGGSETYIFKLGEALIAKGHQVQYFGMEHEGRCVGNNVEAYTSDMDFHDASKLEKLTYPLKTIYSKEARQKIRLVLDDFKPDVVHLNNFNYQLTPSMILEIVKWRNQTGHNCKIVFTAHDYQLVCPNHMCNNPNTHENCEKCLSGHFMNCTKGKCIHGSTAKSFIGTLEATFWKIKGTYKYIDKFICCSDFMKSKLDSNPLFAPKTVAIHNFIESIPWVEAEKEDYVLYFGRYSEEKGIRTLIEAAKRMPEVNFIFAGKGPLEDLLKGIDNIKNVGFQSGDDLANLIHKAKMSVYSSEWYENCPFSVMESQMYGTPVIGANIGGIPELIKVGETGLLYESGDVDQLCDAIHTIWQDDNKAKAMHYNCKKLSFDTIDEYLEKILKIYVKE; encoded by the coding sequence ATGAAAGTACTTATGGTTAACAAGTTTCTTTACCCTAATGGGGGCTCGGAAACGTACATTTTTAAATTAGGTGAAGCCCTGATTGCAAAGGGGCATCAGGTTCAGTATTTCGGAATGGAACATGAGGGTAGATGTGTTGGCAATAATGTTGAAGCATACACATCTGATATGGATTTTCATGATGCCAGCAAATTAGAAAAACTCACATATCCTTTGAAGACTATTTATTCAAAGGAAGCACGTCAGAAAATCAGACTTGTTCTGGACGATTTTAAGCCAGACGTAGTTCATCTGAATAATTTCAATTATCAGCTTACACCATCTATGATTTTAGAGATTGTTAAGTGGAGAAATCAGACAGGTCATAATTGTAAAATAGTTTTTACCGCACATGATTATCAGCTTGTTTGCCCAAACCACATGTGTAACAATCCAAACACTCATGAGAATTGTGAGAAATGCCTTAGTGGTCATTTTATGAACTGTACTAAGGGTAAATGTATTCACGGAAGTACAGCAAAGAGCTTTATTGGAACTCTTGAGGCAACTTTCTGGAAGATTAAGGGTACATACAAGTATATTGATAAGTTTATTTGCTGCAGTGACTTTATGAAAAGTAAGCTTGATTCAAATCCTCTTTTTGCTCCAAAGACAGTAGCAATTCATAATTTTATAGAGTCTATTCCTTGGGTAGAGGCAGAAAAGGAAGATTATGTTCTTTACTTTGGTAGATATTCAGAGGAAAAGGGGATTCGTACGCTTATTGAGGCAGCTAAGAGAATGCCTGAGGTTAATTTTATTTTCGCTGGAAAGGGCCCCCTTGAAGATCTTCTTAAGGGCATTGATAATATCAAGAATGTTGGATTCCAGAGTGGTGATGATTTAGCAAACCTTATTCATAAGGCTAAGATGTCAGTATACTCTTCAGAATGGTATGAGAACTGTCCATTCTCTGTCATGGAGTCACAGATGTACGGTACACCAGTTATCGGTGCCAATATCGGAGGTATTCCAGAGCTTATAAAGGTAGGAGAGACTGGTCTTCTCTATGAAAGCGGAGATGTGGATCAGCTTTGTGATGCCATTCATACTATTTGGCAGGATGATAACAAGGCTAAGGCTATGCACTATAATTGTAAGAAGCTTAGCTTTGATACTATAGATGAGTATTTGGAAAAAATCTTAAAAATATACGTGAAGGAGTAG
- a CDS encoding polyphosphate polymerase domain-containing protein, which yields MGNKYRHEYKYLVTDQQIEVLKQRLNYLIPIDKHVAEGSDTYNIRSLYFDDYFNRCYYENLNGTDPREKFRIRIYNGSDSKISLECKRKERGKTLKTSTSLTREQCEQLMAGRPIVDDIEHQPIVLRKLTMEMLMHNMRPAIIVGYDRVPYVYDVGNVRVTIDTNLYSSTDLNDFLTGNITQRPVMPRGHHLLEVKWDEFIPDVIYRACQLDNLNQTAYSKYFLCRQYNM from the coding sequence TTGGGCAACAAGTATAGGCACGAATATAAGTATCTTGTGACAGACCAACAAATAGAAGTATTAAAGCAACGATTGAATTATCTGATTCCGATTGATAAGCATGTTGCAGAAGGAAGCGATACCTATAATATTAGATCATTATATTTTGATGATTATTTTAATCGTTGTTATTATGAGAACCTAAACGGAACTGATCCGAGAGAAAAGTTTAGAATAAGAATATACAATGGTAGTGATTCAAAAATATCTCTTGAGTGTAAGAGGAAGGAAAGAGGTAAAACATTGAAGACTTCCACTTCACTTACAAGGGAACAGTGCGAACAGCTGATGGCTGGCAGACCGATAGTGGATGATATAGAACATCAGCCTATAGTATTGAGAAAGCTTACAATGGAGATGCTGATGCACAATATGAGGCCTGCTATTATTGTGGGTTATGATAGGGTTCCTTACGTTTATGATGTGGGAAATGTGAGGGTTACTATTGATACAAATTTGTATTCATCGACTGATTTAAATGATTTCTTGACAGGTAACATAACTCAGAGACCTGTTATGCCAAGAGGACATCATTTGCTAGAGGTTAAATGGGATGAGTTTATCCCGGATGTTATTTATCGAGCATGCCAGCTTGATAACTTAAATCAAACTGCATACAGCAAGTATTTTTTATGCAGACAATATAATATGTAG
- a CDS encoding glycosyltransferase family 4 protein, whose amino-acid sequence MRKVLYITNIEVPYRVKFFNSLSERTDLTVLYERNNSANRNSEWAKSVNASYKKHFLEGLKISNENSFSFKIFKYLNGNYDDIIISCFNSPVQMMAILYLRLRGKKYILSFDGEQFIGESGLKNHLKKFFIKGADKYLVAGEKSAENIKKLVGDKEVFPYYFSSYTEEELTKNQVDCQPREKYVLVVGQYFDYKGLDIALKVARLDRTIRYKFVGMGKRTKLFVKEQLFEEDTNIEVVPFLQKKDLITEYKKAGVLLLPSRKECWGLVINEAASFGTPIISTVGSGAAMEFLRGEYEKYLFSIDDTIGIQGAIHKLLTQEDGDYSRYLIETGAHYSVEKMVEAHENALNV is encoded by the coding sequence ATGAGAAAAGTTCTCTATATAACTAATATTGAAGTTCCATATAGAGTAAAGTTTTTTAATAGTTTGTCTGAAAGAACAGACCTTACTGTTTTATATGAGCGTAATAACTCCGCGAATAGAAACAGTGAGTGGGCTAAGAGTGTGAATGCGTCATATAAAAAGCATTTCTTAGAAGGATTGAAGATATCAAATGAGAATTCTTTCTCGTTTAAGATATTTAAGTATTTAAATGGCAACTATGATGATATTATTATCAGTTGTTTTAATAGTCCTGTTCAAATGATGGCGATACTTTATTTAAGGTTGAGGGGAAAGAAATATATACTCAGCTTTGATGGAGAACAATTTATTGGTGAATCAGGACTGAAAAATCATCTGAAGAAATTTTTTATTAAGGGCGCAGATAAGTATTTGGTTGCAGGAGAAAAGTCTGCAGAAAATATTAAGAAGCTAGTAGGTGACAAAGAAGTATTTCCATACTATTTTAGTTCTTACACAGAAGAAGAGTTGACTAAGAATCAAGTGGATTGTCAGCCAAGAGAAAAATACGTACTGGTTGTAGGACAATACTTTGATTATAAGGGACTTGATATAGCACTTAAGGTCGCTAGATTAGACCGTACGATAAGATATAAGTTTGTAGGAATGGGTAAGCGCACTAAATTGTTTGTGAAAGAGCAATTGTTTGAAGAAGATACCAATATTGAAGTAGTACCATTTTTACAAAAGAAAGATTTGATTACTGAGTATAAGAAGGCGGGAGTATTACTATTACCTTCACGAAAAGAGTGCTGGGGATTAGTTATTAATGAAGCAGCATCATTTGGTACACCAATTATATCAACAGTTGGAAGCGGCGCTGCAATGGAGTTTTTGCGCGGTGAGTACGAAAAATATTTATTTAGTATTGATGATACTATTGGTATTCAGGGAGCGATTCATAAATTACTTACCCAGGAAGATGGTGACTATTCTAGATATTTGATAGAAACTGGGGCACATTATAGCGTAGAAAAAATGGTTGAAGCACATGAAAACGCTTTAAACGTGTAA
- a CDS encoding DUF4956 domain-containing protein, with product MEHIFKRSFLEGYASVDITVESVILALAVTFLISIYIFFVYRVLTRKTFYSKNFNISLVGVALITSAIIVTIQSSIVVSLGMVGALSIVRFRTAIKDPMDLMFLFWSISIGIICGAGFAMYAVLLSCAITVTLVVLDWVPVAKAPMILIVNCSDLDAEEKITGIVKNYVKHFSVKSRNLTSTTLDITIELRTDEGGKLVRELIDVDGVSSANLLQHNGEATF from the coding sequence ATGGAACACATTTTTAAAAGATCATTTTTGGAAGGGTATGCAAGCGTAGATATTACAGTGGAATCTGTGATTTTAGCTCTTGCAGTCACCTTTTTGATAAGTATATATATTTTCTTTGTATATAGAGTATTAACAAGAAAAACTTTTTACTCTAAGAATTTTAATATTTCATTAGTTGGCGTTGCTCTTATTACATCAGCTATTATTGTTACAATCCAATCATCAATTGTTGTCAGTTTAGGTATGGTAGGTGCGCTTTCTATTGTAAGATTTAGAACTGCCATAAAAGATCCAATGGATTTAATGTTTTTGTTCTGGTCGATTTCAATAGGTATTATATGTGGCGCAGGATTTGCAATGTATGCAGTGCTTCTGTCATGTGCTATTACAGTTACATTGGTTGTTTTGGATTGGGTACCAGTGGCTAAGGCACCTATGATTTTAATTGTTAACTGCAGTGATTTGGATGCAGAGGAAAAGATAACAGGAATAGTTAAAAACTATGTTAAGCATTTTTCTGTAAAATCTAGAAATTTGACTTCAACAACATTGGACATCACAATAGAACTCCGTACTGATGAGGGCGGAAAGCTGGTTAGGGAATTGATAGATGTGGATGGAGTGTCATCAGCTAACCTTCTACAGCATAACGGAGAAGCTACTTTTTAG
- a CDS encoding Coenzyme F420 hydrogenase/dehydrogenase, beta subunit C-terminal domain, whose translation MIKIDKSTCTGCGACANICPRNAIEMIQVDKGFYYPEITEDKCVGCGLCDNVCHADADVSLHDSDDAFLFVNNSIETRKNSSSGGAFSVLANAFIEKGGYVVGAEFGMDFSIQHNIYNDKENVKRFQTSKYVQSNTSDVYKKTYDLLKNGERVLFSGTPCQVSGLITYLSRKNCSTENLLTVDFICHGVGSPAFWKDCLKYYSRNGKKQIVDVNFRGKPRAGKLQNLYIKYANGKRFFAPSTNLEIFYYHFLKNYILRESCYKCKYSALGRVSDITLADCFKFGEDTKHLNDGVGTSFLIMNTTKSMNYIEEFQQAGKIQKITKADYIQPNMQEATPKPSLYEEFWKSYENGFDSALRVSGYSNSKNSLKRKIAAIVYMLRLDSVVKKIKAAK comes from the coding sequence ATGATAAAAATAGATAAAAGTACGTGTACTGGATGTGGTGCTTGTGCCAACATATGTCCTAGAAATGCAATTGAAATGATTCAGGTTGATAAAGGCTTTTATTATCCTGAAATTACAGAAGACAAATGTGTTGGATGTGGTCTATGTGATAATGTCTGTCACGCAGATGCAGATGTTAGCTTACACGATTCAGATGATGCGTTTTTGTTCGTAAATAATTCCATAGAAACTAGAAAGAATAGTTCTTCTGGTGGTGCATTTTCAGTATTGGCCAATGCTTTTATAGAAAAGGGCGGATATGTAGTTGGTGCTGAGTTTGGTATGGATTTTTCTATTCAGCATAACATATATAATGACAAGGAAAATGTGAAAAGGTTTCAGACGTCCAAATATGTTCAGAGCAATACATCCGATGTCTACAAGAAGACATATGATTTGCTCAAGAATGGGGAGCGGGTTTTATTTTCAGGAACCCCTTGTCAGGTGTCAGGCTTGATTACATATTTGAGCAGAAAGAATTGTTCTACAGAAAATCTACTGACAGTGGATTTCATTTGTCATGGAGTAGGTAGTCCAGCTTTTTGGAAAGATTGTTTGAAGTACTATTCTCGAAATGGTAAAAAGCAGATTGTTGATGTTAACTTCAGAGGAAAGCCTAGAGCTGGTAAGTTACAGAATTTGTATATTAAATATGCGAATGGTAAAAGGTTCTTTGCTCCATCAACAAATTTAGAGATTTTTTATTATCATTTCTTGAAGAATTACATTCTTAGAGAATCGTGTTATAAATGCAAATATTCGGCCCTGGGAAGGGTTTCAGATATTACACTTGCTGATTGTTTTAAGTTCGGAGAAGATACAAAACATTTGAACGATGGAGTTGGAACATCATTCTTGATAATGAATACTACAAAAAGTATGAATTATATTGAAGAATTCCAGCAGGCAGGAAAAATTCAAAAAATAACAAAAGCGGATTACATCCAGCCTAATATGCAGGAGGCTACGCCAAAGCCTTCATTATACGAAGAGTTTTGGAAGTCATACGAAAATGGTTTTGATTCTGCATTAAGAGTAAGCGGATATAGTAACAGCAAAAATTCATTGAAAAGAAAGATTGCTGCCATAGTATATATGCTAAGACTTGATTCTGTTGTAAAGAAAATTAAAGCTGCAAAATAG
- a CDS encoding radical SAM protein → MAEKKLNGTVIVTYRCNARCSMCNRYKAPSKPEEEISIETIKKLPKMYFTNITGGEPFIRTDIKDIVRELYKKSDRIVISTNGFFTDRIVDLCKEFPQIGIRISIEGLEQTNNEIRGLENGFQRGYQTLKKLREMGMTDVGFGMTVQDKNAPDLVPLYQLSNEMGMEFATASLHNSFYFVEAKNIIKDRPMVAQNFENLVNELLASKSPKKWFRAYFNHGLINYIYGQKRLLPCDMSFDTFFIDPYGDVMPCNGTKDKEVMGNLNEQSWDELWNSEAAEKVRSKVRCCDRDCWMIGSVSPAMHKYIWVPLWWVIRHKAKFWTKKKYSMYENKIVRDLRDGKVTKEDLDKCSTCDMCATVNNGLSAASMEQLKDRTGEEIVDADIAAQLRK, encoded by the coding sequence ATGGCAGAGAAGAAATTAAATGGGACCGTAATTGTAACTTACAGATGTAACGCACGTTGTTCAATGTGTAATAGATATAAGGCACCATCAAAGCCTGAGGAAGAAATCTCAATCGAGACAATCAAGAAGCTTCCTAAGATGTATTTCACAAACATCACAGGTGGTGAGCCTTTCATCAGAACAGATATCAAGGATATCGTTCGTGAGCTTTATAAGAAGTCAGATCGTATCGTTATTTCTACAAATGGTTTCTTTACAGACCGTATTGTAGATCTTTGTAAGGAATTCCCACAGATTGGTATTCGTATTTCAATCGAAGGTCTTGAGCAGACTAACAATGAGATTCGTGGTCTTGAAAATGGATTCCAGAGAGGATACCAGACACTTAAGAAGCTTCGTGAGATGGGTATGACAGATGTTGGCTTTGGAATGACTGTTCAGGATAAGAATGCTCCTGATCTTGTGCCTCTTTACCAGCTTTCAAACGAGATGGGAATGGAGTTTGCTACTGCATCTCTTCACAACAGCTTCTATTTCGTAGAGGCGAAGAACATCATTAAGGATCGTCCAATGGTTGCTCAGAACTTCGAGAATCTTGTTAATGAGCTTCTTGCTAGCAAGAGTCCTAAAAAGTGGTTCAGAGCTTACTTTAACCACGGACTTATCAACTACATCTATGGACAGAAGAGACTTCTTCCTTGTGACATGTCATTTGATACATTCTTTATCGACCCATACGGCGATGTAATGCCATGTAATGGTACAAAGGACAAAGAGGTCATGGGTAACCTTAATGAGCAGTCTTGGGATGAGCTTTGGAATTCAGAGGCAGCTGAGAAGGTTCGTTCAAAGGTTAGATGCTGTGATCGTGATTGCTGGATGATTGGTTCAGTCTCACCAGCTATGCACAAGTACATTTGGGTACCACTCTGGTGGGTAATCCGTCACAAGGCTAAGTTCTGGACAAAGAAGAAGTACAGCATGTACGAGAACAAGATTGTTCGTGATCTTCGCGATGGCAAGGTTACAAAAGAGGACCTTGATAAGTGTAGTACATGCGATATGTGTGCAACAGTAAATAATGGTCTTTCAGCAGCTTCTATGGAGCAACTCAAGGATAGAACTGGTGAAGAAATTGTAGATGCAGATATTGCAGCACAGTTACGTAAGTAA
- a CDS encoding glycoside hydrolase family 99-like domain-containing protein: MKARVIAYYLPQFHPVPENDKFWGKGFTEWTNVAKAKPLFRGHVQPRIPADLGFYDLRLAEVRKEQAELAKEAGIEGFCYWHYYFGNGKQVLEMPFNEVVKSGEPDFPFCLGWANHDWTTKTWDKGKSLAKSTMIFKQEYPGEEDHINHFNSLLPAFKDPRYIKVDGKLLFALFGAKRFENLKGFMELWNKLAKENGFEGFHFVALAPSLGELDVKVLKNPEEAIRKNFEWYYENGFDAVNSINLKYAELKTGGTLHKAFYGFIRKIKWLSAVEKYDYKKIMSNYYTEVDKDERVYPQLLAGWDRSPRSGKNAIVYYNNNPETFGEAARRAIETVQNKEDQHKIIFLNSWNEWGEGAYMEPDQEFGKGKINALRKELED; encoded by the coding sequence ATGAAAGCAAGAGTTATAGCATATTATTTACCACAATTTCATCCAGTACCTGAAAACGATAAGTTTTGGGGAAAGGGATTCACAGAATGGACTAATGTAGCTAAGGCAAAGCCTTTATTTAGAGGACACGTTCAGCCAAGAATACCTGCAGATTTAGGTTTTTATGATTTACGATTAGCGGAAGTCAGAAAAGAACAGGCGGAACTTGCAAAGGAAGCGGGCATAGAAGGATTCTGCTATTGGCATTACTATTTTGGAAATGGCAAGCAGGTTTTGGAAATGCCATTTAATGAAGTTGTTAAAAGTGGTGAGCCAGATTTCCCTTTCTGTTTAGGATGGGCAAATCACGATTGGACAACAAAGACTTGGGATAAGGGAAAGTCATTAGCAAAATCCACAATGATTTTTAAGCAGGAATATCCTGGAGAAGAGGATCATATTAATCACTTCAACAGTTTATTACCAGCTTTCAAAGATCCTAGATATATTAAGGTTGATGGAAAGCTCTTGTTTGCATTATTTGGCGCAAAGCGATTTGAAAACTTAAAGGGATTTATGGAGCTTTGGAATAAGCTTGCTAAGGAAAATGGATTTGAAGGATTCCATTTCGTAGCGCTTGCTCCATCATTAGGAGAGCTTGATGTAAAGGTACTCAAGAATCCGGAGGAAGCAATTAGAAAGAACTTCGAGTGGTACTATGAGAATGGTTTTGATGCTGTAAACTCTATCAACTTAAAGTATGCAGAGTTAAAGACTGGCGGAACATTACATAAGGCATTCTATGGATTTATTAGAAAAATCAAGTGGCTTTCAGCGGTAGAAAAATATGATTATAAGAAAATCATGTCGAACTATTACACAGAAGTAGATAAGGATGAGAGAGTATACCCACAGCTTTTAGCAGGCTGGGATAGATCTCCTCGTTCTGGAAAGAATGCTATTGTTTACTACAATAACAATCCAGAGACTTTTGGAGAAGCAGCTAGAAGAGCGATTGAGACTGTACAGAATAAAGAGGACCAGCATAAGATTATTTTCCTTAATTCATGGAATGAGTGGGGAGAGGGTGCATATATGGAGCCTGATCAGGAATTTGGTAAAGGCAAGATTAATGCATTAAGAAAAGAGTTAGAGGATTAG
- a CDS encoding acyltransferase family protein — MNNKRDVWVDNVKVIACILVVLGHFFQSMVKSDILPKTTLYGWFNDTIYYFHVPLFFICSGFLYQKYSKVVDFSSWKKSVLKKFLALGIPYFVFSFATWFLKKMFSSSVNDELGGIVDTLIYHPASPYWYLYALFFMFVITLTTKNVKNQIALLIIASILRVLFSIGAFSKFSQVFIISKLCEHWVWFIIGMMLAYNYVKYVNALIGVVMFVVFLIGSFIVRFWGAGVVANEGLMRFVLAVLACYSVISIAHSLFENDVQNKCWQFCARYTMPVFLMHTLFAAPLRSVLFKFGIHNSIIHVAAGLVISFLGPVVAMIILEKLKPLDFIVYPTRYIKIGKGVKNGNNCTKENNC, encoded by the coding sequence GTGAATAATAAGAGAGATGTATGGGTGGACAATGTAAAAGTTATCGCCTGTATATTGGTTGTCTTGGGGCATTTTTTTCAATCGATGGTAAAATCAGATATACTTCCAAAGACAACACTTTATGGATGGTTTAATGATACAATTTATTACTTTCACGTACCTTTGTTTTTTATTTGTAGCGGTTTTTTATATCAGAAATATTCTAAGGTGGTAGATTTTTCATCTTGGAAGAAGAGTGTTTTGAAAAAATTCTTGGCATTAGGAATTCCTTATTTTGTATTTTCTTTTGCAACCTGGTTTTTGAAAAAAATGTTCTCATCTTCTGTAAACGATGAACTTGGAGGTATTGTAGATACATTAATCTATCATCCTGCATCACCATATTGGTATTTATATGCTTTGTTTTTTATGTTCGTTATTACTTTGACGACAAAAAATGTAAAAAATCAAATCGCTTTATTGATTATAGCATCGATTCTTAGAGTGCTGTTTAGCATAGGTGCTTTTTCAAAGTTTAGCCAAGTTTTTATAATTAGTAAATTATGTGAACATTGGGTATGGTTTATTATAGGGATGATGCTCGCTTACAATTATGTAAAGTATGTAAATGCTTTGATTGGCGTGGTGATGTTCGTTGTGTTCTTAATTGGTTCTTTTATAGTTCGTTTTTGGGGAGCAGGAGTTGTTGCGAATGAAGGACTGATGAGGTTTGTTTTAGCTGTATTAGCTTGCTATTCAGTGATTAGTATTGCACATTCCTTGTTTGAAAATGATGTTCAAAATAAATGTTGGCAGTTTTGCGCTAGATATACTATGCCTGTATTTTTGATGCACACACTGTTTGCTGCACCATTGAGAAGCGTATTATTTAAATTTGGTATACACAATTCTATTATTCATGTTGCTGCAGGATTAGTTATTAGTTTTTTAGGACCTGTTGTTGCAATGATTATTTTGGAGAAACTAAAACCATTAGATTTTATTGTTTATCCAACTCGTTATATAAAGATAGGAAAAGGGGTAAAAAATGGAAACAATTGTACTAAAGAAAATAATTGTTAA